Proteins found in one Seonamhaeicola sp. S2-3 genomic segment:
- a CDS encoding Gldg family protein gives MKKTYITILLVLGILVFANLVSEQYFFRVDLTEDKQYTLSEATKNIMKSLESPITVKAYFSENLPPNIVKTRSDFEEYLIEYARKSNNNLVYTFINPNENEATERKAIEAGINPVMINVREKDQMKQQKAFLGAVLEFEEQKEVIPFLQPGAPLEYLLSSSIKKMTIDHKPEVGLMEGNGQASITELAQVKTALDVLYDFKPVKVNDSTPVPESVKTLAIVSPTDTINEASLAQLDKFLENGGNLFIALNRVNGNLNTSYGSAFSTGLERWLEDKGLQVHEDFVVDAQCASVGVQQQQGFFNFTTNVSFPYIPIISKFADHPITKGLDAVVMQFASSMAFSAKDSLSTFTPLAFSSENSATLRAPQFFDIQKQWTQNDFNAPNQILAGVLEQTHSNGNRSRICVVADGDFPVNKGQQQVQQGNVNLMVNAIDWLSDDTGLIDLRNKGISYRPIETLEDGTKTTLKYLNFLMPIVLVIVYGVIRMQINKNKRSRRIEENYE, from the coding sequence ATGAAAAAAACATACATAACGATATTATTAGTTCTTGGAATTCTCGTTTTTGCAAACTTAGTGTCCGAACAGTATTTTTTTAGGGTCGATCTAACCGAAGACAAGCAATATACTTTAAGTGAGGCCACAAAGAATATCATGAAGTCTTTGGAAAGCCCCATTACGGTTAAAGCTTATTTTTCTGAAAACTTACCGCCTAACATTGTGAAGACCAGGAGCGATTTTGAAGAGTATCTAATAGAATACGCTAGAAAATCCAACAATAATTTGGTATATACTTTTATTAATCCCAACGAAAATGAAGCGACCGAGCGCAAAGCTATTGAAGCGGGCATAAACCCGGTAATGATTAATGTGCGTGAGAAAGACCAAATGAAGCAGCAAAAGGCCTTTTTAGGAGCGGTTTTAGAGTTCGAAGAGCAAAAAGAGGTGATTCCGTTCTTGCAGCCTGGAGCTCCTTTGGAATATTTGCTGTCGTCGTCTATAAAGAAAATGACGATTGACCACAAACCGGAAGTAGGCTTGATGGAAGGTAACGGACAAGCTTCGATTACTGAACTCGCCCAAGTAAAAACAGCTCTGGATGTTCTGTACGATTTTAAACCTGTAAAAGTAAACGATAGTACGCCTGTTCCTGAAAGTGTTAAGACATTGGCCATTGTTAGCCCTACTGATACAATTAACGAAGCTAGCCTCGCCCAGTTGGATAAGTTTCTGGAAAATGGAGGCAACTTGTTTATTGCTCTAAACCGGGTAAACGGCAATTTAAATACTTCTTATGGGAGTGCTTTTTCTACAGGACTCGAACGTTGGCTTGAAGACAAAGGGCTACAGGTTCATGAAGATTTTGTTGTAGATGCTCAATGTGCAAGTGTGGGTGTACAACAGCAACAGGGCTTCTTTAATTTTACAACAAATGTATCTTTCCCATATATTCCTATTATAAGCAAGTTTGCAGACCACCCAATAACCAAAGGACTGGATGCTGTGGTTATGCAGTTTGCCAGTTCTATGGCGTTTTCAGCCAAAGACTCTCTTTCTACATTTACGCCTTTGGCTTTTTCTTCAGAAAATTCTGCAACGTTACGGGCTCCTCAATTTTTTGATATCCAAAAACAATGGACTCAAAACGACTTTAACGCTCCCAACCAAATATTGGCTGGTGTATTAGAGCAAACCCATAGTAACGGTAACCGTTCGCGCATTTGTGTGGTTGCAGATGGCGATTTTCCGGTTAACAAAGGTCAGCAGCAAGTACAGCAAGGCAATGTAAACCTCATGGTTAATGCCATAGACTGGCTAAGTGACGATACTGGATTGATAGACCTCCGGAATAAAGGCATTAGTTATCGCCCAATAGAGACCCTTGAGGATGGTACTAAAACAACGTTAAAATACCTTAACTTTTTAATGCCCATAGTATTGGTAATTGTTTATGGTGTGATAAGAATGCAAATAAATAAGAATAAGCGCAGTAGGAGGATAGAAGAAAATTACGAATAG
- a CDS encoding DUF4340 domain-containing protein — MKKNKILIAILVGLVLLFVATNYFKKTSKVNFKAEVVRLDASQISKITIRPPSTTNEEAIVLSKDNQMWHVEQGQVKTQANQLSVKNTLDQLEAIETQQLVAKTKDKWGSYGLVDSLAQCIEIQEQGKQEPTKVYLGKTVYKESGSTTYGRRTAVNGVTYFRVNNDPQTYALKSGITSIFKRKFNAWRNTEFLKVDREQITQLKLESKDNKGFLLSKKGTDWDMEGKSPDSTKVAQYLNRLRYQSSSQFVDGFVPKPKADYQLTIQGDSIESLIVRAYQDSTGHKFILNSSQHPDVFVESDSTGLFKRLFVNQEHFF; from the coding sequence ATGAAAAAAAACAAGATATTAATAGCAATACTCGTTGGTCTGGTTTTGCTGTTTGTAGCTACAAATTATTTTAAAAAAACGAGTAAGGTAAATTTTAAGGCCGAGGTTGTTCGGCTAGATGCTTCCCAAATTAGTAAAATCACTATTCGGCCTCCATCAACAACTAATGAAGAGGCCATTGTGCTTTCAAAGGATAACCAAATGTGGCATGTAGAGCAGGGCCAGGTAAAAACCCAGGCCAACCAGTTGTCTGTGAAAAATACATTAGACCAACTGGAAGCAATAGAAACCCAACAGTTGGTTGCTAAAACAAAAGACAAATGGGGCTCTTACGGATTGGTAGATTCCTTGGCTCAATGCATTGAAATACAGGAGCAGGGAAAACAGGAGCCAACAAAAGTTTATTTAGGTAAAACGGTTTATAAAGAATCTGGAAGTACAACATATGGCAGAAGGACTGCTGTTAATGGTGTTACTTATTTCAGGGTAAACAACGACCCCCAGACATATGCTTTAAAAAGTGGGATAACCAGTATTTTTAAAAGGAAATTCAATGCATGGCGTAATACCGAGTTTTTAAAGGTAGATAGAGAACAGATTACCCAATTGAAGTTAGAATCTAAAGATAATAAGGGCTTTTTGCTTTCTAAGAAGGGAACCGATTGGGATATGGAAGGGAAATCTCCCGATTCTACCAAAGTGGCTCAGTACCTTAATAGGCTACGCTACCAGAGCAGCTCGCAGTTTGTTGATGGGTTTGTTCCAAAACCTAAGGCAGATTATCAGTTAACAATTCAAGGCGATTCCATAGAAAGCTTAATTGTTAGAGCCTACCAAGATTCTACAGGGCATAAGTTCATCCTAAACTCATCGCAGCACCCCGATGTTTTTGTGGAAAGCGACTCTACTGGATTGTTTAAAAGGCTGTTTGTAAACCAAGAACATTTTTTTTAA
- a CDS encoding GntR family transcriptional regulator, producing MVQNKIILKNLDDNDNPKYIKIVNGIKESININKLKEGDRIPSINTFSKEYKVSRDTVYKAYVLLKKEGYIDSTPNKGYYITQSRKRVLLLISTFKAYKEVFYHSFMSCLPNNVIVDLQFHHYNIKNFKSMLNVDNGKYYKYIVMGFDHEEVKIALSKINKNKLLLIDWNANLNLFDNYVFQDFGKSFYKCLNEAKQVFKKYSKLVFVYPEYTYHPYESVEFFEKFCKKNKFPYAICGNSKELKVEKTVAYICVNDRILYQLLKQSRVLGLEVGKEVGILSYNDTPLKQFTYKGISVVSIDFKDFGAKVAKFISSDVPLQLYLTTKLILRDSL from the coding sequence ATGGTTCAAAATAAAATTATATTAAAGAATTTAGACGATAATGATAATCCTAAATACATTAAAATAGTTAATGGAATAAAGGAGTCTATTAATATAAATAAACTTAAAGAAGGAGATAGAATACCTTCAATTAATACTTTTAGTAAGGAATATAAAGTTTCTAGAGATACTGTATACAAAGCCTATGTACTGTTAAAAAAAGAAGGGTATATAGATTCTACACCAAATAAAGGTTACTACATTACACAAAGTAGGAAAAGAGTGTTACTATTAATAAGCACATTTAAGGCCTATAAAGAAGTATTTTATCATTCTTTCATGAGTTGTTTACCAAATAATGTTATAGTTGATTTACAATTTCATCACTATAATATTAAAAATTTCAAGTCTATGTTAAATGTAGACAACGGAAAGTATTATAAGTATATAGTAATGGGGTTTGATCATGAAGAAGTTAAAATAGCACTTTCTAAAATAAATAAAAATAAATTATTGTTAATAGATTGGAATGCAAATTTAAACTTGTTTGATAATTATGTTTTTCAAGATTTTGGAAAATCTTTTTATAAGTGTTTAAATGAAGCTAAACAGGTTTTTAAAAAATATTCAAAATTAGTTTTTGTGTATCCAGAATATACATACCATCCTTATGAAAGTGTTGAATTTTTTGAAAAATTTTGTAAAAAAAATAAATTTCCTTACGCTATTTGTGGTAATTCAAAAGAATTAAAGGTAGAAAAAACGGTTGCTTACATTTGCGTTAATGACCGTATTTTATACCAATTGTTAAAACAAAGTAGAGTATTAGGCTTAGAAGTGGGAAAAGAAGTAGGAATTTTGTCTTATAATGATACTCCTTTAAAGCAGTTTACTTATAAAGGTATATCGGTAGTTTCTATAGATTTTAAAGATTTTGGAGCCAAGGTAGCTAAGTTTATTTCTTCAGATGTTCCTTTACAATTATATTTAACAACTAAGCTTATCTTAAGAGATTCTTTATAA